From Chryseobacterium sp. H1D6B, a single genomic window includes:
- a CDS encoding AraC family transcriptional regulator — translation MNTSELNNFLVILIYGSLVLLSLLELTNPLKVNKKANAFFGVFLFLWSTFWLDEVFSLVKGSNVEIHPLIFVQVIQFLTPIVFYFSVLFFTNPAFKFKLSDVKYAVLPVIFLVNLLFRYFGIINAGISALIFIGLILVQALFYTGLSYFTIRKHQRRIQMFSSNTEEINLNWLEYIILVIFVMNIGYIIYNLFYDSTSLNFFINIIFLLVVYFVACYCLRQKEIYPAGKKVQEELISISSETEAEAVKKKLISDEDFLKIKHNIEAVMQSEKPYLDSELNLIRLSELLSISTHHLSYVINKGFNKNFFQYVNEYRIEYAKILLKNDKNNKLSILGIAYESGFNSKTSFNNTFKKLTDQTPSEFKKTSSSL, via the coding sequence ATGAACACATCAGAGTTAAATAATTTTCTAGTTATACTTATCTATGGTTCATTGGTTCTGCTTTCTTTATTGGAACTGACTAATCCATTAAAGGTAAATAAAAAAGCAAATGCATTTTTTGGTGTATTTTTGTTTTTATGGTCTACTTTCTGGCTTGATGAAGTCTTTTCATTGGTCAAAGGTTCAAATGTGGAGATTCATCCGCTCATTTTTGTTCAGGTTATTCAATTCTTAACACCTATCGTATTTTATTTCAGTGTTTTATTTTTCACGAATCCGGCCTTTAAGTTCAAACTTTCGGATGTAAAATATGCTGTTCTGCCTGTTATTTTTTTAGTCAACCTGTTATTTCGTTATTTTGGAATTATTAATGCTGGGATTTCTGCACTTATCTTTATCGGACTTATTTTAGTTCAGGCCTTATTCTATACCGGTCTTTCTTATTTTACAATCAGAAAACATCAGAGAAGAATACAGATGTTCTCCTCAAACACAGAAGAGATTAATCTGAACTGGCTGGAATATATTATTCTGGTTATTTTTGTGATGAATATCGGATATATCATTTACAATCTCTTTTATGATTCTACGTCTCTGAATTTTTTTATAAATATTATCTTTTTATTGGTTGTTTATTTTGTAGCCTGCTATTGTTTAAGACAGAAAGAAATTTATCCTGCAGGCAAAAAAGTACAGGAAGAATTAATTTCGATAAGCAGTGAAACAGAAGCTGAAGCTGTAAAAAAGAAATTAATTTCGGATGAAGATTTTCTTAAAATTAAACACAACATTGAAGCTGTGATGCAGTCTGAAAAACCTTATCTGGACAGTGAGCTTAATCTGATCAGACTTTCCGAGCTTCTTTCCATTTCTACGCATCATTTATCATATGTAATTAATAAAGGATTTAACAAAAACTTCTTCCAGTATGTGAATGAATACAGAATAGAATATGCTAAGATTCTTTTGAAAAATGATAAAAATAACAAACTTTCTATTTTAGGGATTGCTTATGAATCTGGATTCAATTCAAAGACCTCTTTCAATAATACTTTCAAAAAATTAACTGATCAGACCCCTTCTGAATTTAAAAAAACAAGTTCCAGTTTATAA